A genomic window from Algoriphagus sp. Y33 includes:
- a CDS encoding MauE/DoxX family redox-associated membrane protein, which translates to MKANPSPLVPVLAEGAAWLLAFLFAYTAVSKVYDWGETRFAMYNQGFPGWITELLLYGLPLGELSVAVLLLIPHWRKLGFILSSVLMLVFTGYVGYIWLGFTERVPCSCGGVLASLGWGEHLVFNLVFLGIAVIGYWNHES; encoded by the coding sequence ATGAAAGCCAATCCATCACCACTTGTCCCAGTTCTGGCCGAAGGAGCCGCCTGGCTTCTGGCCTTTCTCTTTGCCTATACGGCGGTGAGTAAGGTGTATGATTGGGGAGAAACTAGGTTTGCGATGTATAATCAGGGGTTTCCCGGCTGGATAACAGAATTGTTGTTATATGGATTGCCTTTAGGGGAATTATCAGTCGCTGTACTACTGCTTATCCCACACTGGCGGAAACTTGGCTTTATTCTCAGTTCAGTGCTGATGCTCGTGTTTACAGGTTATGTTGGCTATATCTGGCTGGGATTTACGGAACGTGTCCCCTGCTCTTGTGGCGGAGTACTAGCTAGTCTGGGCTGGGGGGAGCATCTGGTGTTTAATCTGGTGTTTTTGGGGATAGCTGTAATTGGTTATTGGAATCATGAAAGCTAA